The following coding sequences lie in one Myxococcus xanthus genomic window:
- a CDS encoding PqqD family protein has product MSAEFAADHAPRWREGVSGQRFGSDFIVLDAEGNTLRGLNGTAIEIWELCDGTRTARALVEQVAQRHGWDVEQVLTDTLKFFSELTRLGLIDELEEAR; this is encoded by the coding sequence ATGAGCGCGGAATTCGCGGCGGACCATGCGCCGCGCTGGCGCGAGGGCGTCTCCGGCCAGCGCTTCGGCTCGGACTTCATCGTCCTGGATGCCGAGGGCAACACCCTGCGTGGGCTCAACGGAACGGCCATTGAAATCTGGGAACTGTGCGACGGGACGCGCACGGCGCGGGCCCTGGTTGAGCAGGTGGCCCAGCGTCACGGATGGGACGTGGAGCAGGTGCTGACCGACACGCTCAAGTTCTTCTCGGAGCTGACCCGGCTGGGGCTCATCGACGAGTTGGAGGAGGCGCGGTGA
- the hisS gene encoding histidine--tRNA ligase, translated as MSQKVAGVKGMNDLLPGEIEIWQHVEGLARELFGRFGYGEIRTPMVEDTALFVRSVGEETDIVGKEMYTFNDKADRSLSLRPEGTAPAARAYIEHSIANQEPLTRWFYTGPMFRYERMKTGRYRQFYQIGAEAYGAKEGAQDVEMMDMVVQFLERLGLKDITLNINSLGDEACRPAYHTKLVEYLQAHREELCADCQKRMEKNPLRVLDCKNEKCQAIAAAGPNVLESLCEPCRAHFDDVQRKLTALGIRHVVNPRMVRGLDYYTRTVFEFIASHPALGTASTVGAGGRYDKLVKSLGGPDAPAVGFACGLDRLVLLLKESGQQFAVRPDVFVAVADAGSHDAALVLASRLRREGLRVEFDTRGGSLKSQMKRADKSGADFTLVLGEVERTSGHAKLKPMAGGEPIPVALDEVARVVRERKAVPA; from the coding sequence GTGAGTCAGAAGGTCGCGGGCGTCAAGGGCATGAACGATCTCCTCCCTGGGGAGATCGAGATCTGGCAGCACGTGGAGGGGCTGGCCCGCGAGCTGTTCGGCCGCTTCGGCTACGGTGAGATCCGCACGCCCATGGTGGAGGACACCGCCCTGTTCGTGCGCAGCGTGGGCGAGGAGACCGACATCGTCGGGAAGGAGATGTACACCTTCAACGACAAGGCGGACCGCAGCCTGTCCCTGCGCCCGGAAGGCACCGCGCCCGCGGCGCGCGCGTACATCGAGCACTCCATCGCCAACCAGGAGCCGCTCACCCGCTGGTTCTACACAGGGCCCATGTTCCGCTACGAGCGGATGAAGACGGGCCGCTACCGCCAGTTCTATCAAATCGGCGCGGAGGCCTACGGCGCGAAGGAAGGCGCCCAGGACGTCGAGATGATGGACATGGTGGTGCAGTTCCTGGAGCGGCTGGGGCTCAAGGACATCACCCTGAACATCAACTCGCTGGGGGACGAGGCCTGCCGGCCCGCGTACCACACGAAGTTGGTGGAGTACCTCCAGGCCCACCGCGAGGAGCTGTGCGCGGACTGCCAGAAGCGCATGGAGAAGAACCCCCTGCGCGTCCTGGACTGCAAGAACGAGAAGTGCCAGGCCATCGCCGCGGCCGGACCCAACGTGCTGGAGTCCCTGTGCGAGCCCTGCCGCGCGCACTTCGACGACGTGCAGCGGAAGCTGACGGCGCTGGGTATCCGGCACGTCGTGAATCCACGCATGGTGCGTGGGTTGGACTACTACACGCGCACCGTCTTCGAGTTCATCGCCTCGCACCCCGCGCTGGGCACCGCCAGCACCGTGGGCGCCGGTGGCCGCTATGACAAGCTGGTGAAGAGCCTGGGCGGGCCGGACGCGCCCGCGGTGGGCTTCGCCTGCGGCCTGGACCGGCTGGTGCTGCTGCTGAAGGAGAGCGGCCAGCAGTTCGCCGTGCGCCCGGACGTCTTCGTCGCGGTGGCGGACGCGGGCTCGCACGATGCCGCCCTGGTGCTGGCCAGCCGCCTGCGCCGGGAGGGGCTGCGCGTGGAGTTCGATACCCGCGGAGGCAGCCTCAAGAGCCAGATGAAGCGCGCGGACAAGAGCGGCGCGGACTTCACCCTGGTGCTGGGCGAGGTCGAGCGCACCAGCGGCCATGCGAAGCTGAAGCCCATGGCCGGAGGCGAGCCCATCCCCGTCGCGCTCGACGAGGTCGCCAGGGTGGTGCGGGAGCGGAAGGCCGTTCCGGCATAG
- a CDS encoding S24 family peptidase: MPRDTSTPVVPPALSWVPVHGDSMWPSLRSGDHAGVEPLEGAPRPGDVLLAHFDHALVLHRLRRWEAGAVALRGDNSPQEDPPLAPTRVLGRVRRVRRGGVVLETGWDRGPRWLGRLRVAVKWRLAALLGRGGAR; this comes from the coding sequence ATGCCGCGCGACACTTCCACCCCCGTTGTGCCTCCGGCCCTGAGCTGGGTCCCCGTCCACGGGGACAGCATGTGGCCATCGCTGCGCTCGGGCGACCATGCCGGCGTGGAGCCGTTGGAGGGGGCTCCACGACCTGGTGACGTCCTGCTGGCGCACTTCGACCATGCCCTGGTGCTGCACCGACTGCGGCGGTGGGAGGCCGGAGCGGTGGCGCTGCGAGGCGACAACTCGCCCCAGGAGGATCCACCGCTGGCGCCGACGCGCGTGCTGGGGCGGGTGCGCCGCGTCCGCCGGGGAGGCGTCGTCCTGGAGACGGGGTGGGACCGGGGTCCCCGGTGGCTGGGCCGGCTGCGGGTGGCCGTGAAGTGGCGCCTGGCGGCGTTGCTGGGCCGGGGAGGTGCGCGATGA
- a CDS encoding PQQ-binding-like beta-propeller repeat protein has product MRPFSAPLVAAAALLAPSLGWAQSMSPTAVLTTQPQGGDTRARVVMDEASELTVDVRNNTFSWSPLFRRINEVWFALPNGYIPLASIPPPGWTVDYIANERWVIFYNQDSCNGSGDYGLGQDESARFVLRVVPPTSNNDQNNERFIASQTFARDTCAGGDFTTSVTTSAASWIRSGLYTQVDVRPRVMGVGGDIDARMVVENRTGTNHNNTTVEGPSTGAGAVTFQVVDTEPTPFRMNIASRNAGVYSARVRTGSAGTLVARVRGVSGNGNTVSPAMDARMVNVGALPVAMDVDTDDAFNNELVRVRLTVTNPTSTDTFLNVTPRAPVFQGTAAASLVSGPGPASVPRLDPGASAHFVWTYQLTGSPFANYRFRGQVDATRNGASVTSNLVDSSQGRIVQHRVRTNISAAAANSTNRSVIYTIQNRGPMPLHEVRLLRPALNYFTVSGVLQTPTGWRMASNNATTGITWESTNATGIPVNGERSFTVVYSNFGAGASLSGPTTFRHRFHLIDDYGGPQIRIDTPMTLVQGTVPDVNRLTGVARDGSVTLAWDNPAVHGGVLILRAEGAPPNLSPTQGLTYAVGAYLGNAQVVYADDVGATTTFTDTSVTNGTTYYYRVFNSDDLRWYSPGNQPTSQALVATPRARVGAAPLWCYSVGLNASQQPITELGTGIFSAFNDSVVANLTQVTNPSADGAERWRPRPLAGLIGSRFPVVPLHGLSGQYILVGDQGGVASALNAATGQVLWRWDNGGQPIGTIQSFPVTQLFDYANAAYRAAHPNRDLVFFATRLADASRNRVVALNAATGAPVWSYQPGNLGMVAGGMVVDYTTNRLFVATRAHAGSPNTLRVLNTLTGQVLAQLPVGDVELSLVRNAYSNLILVTDSDGFVHGVDAATAQLVWSLPVTTRPAPNTPAFTSFVRPQGLGFVASLAAGRVALYDVSGPAQSPPVLRWSTPIASPSGAFSFNRNGAVRLYVGSSDGQVHQLELLDGSDSGQVSIGGAQRIGTPTIDHTVSRLHVGSEDGRICAFPVPFP; this is encoded by the coding sequence ATGCGTCCGTTCTCCGCTCCCCTCGTCGCCGCCGCCGCGCTCCTGGCGCCCTCGCTGGGGTGGGCGCAGTCGATGTCCCCGACCGCCGTCTTGACCACGCAGCCGCAGGGTGGGGACACCCGCGCGCGGGTGGTGATGGACGAAGCCTCCGAGCTGACGGTCGATGTCCGCAACAACACCTTCAGCTGGTCGCCGCTCTTCCGGCGCATCAACGAGGTGTGGTTCGCGCTGCCCAATGGCTACATCCCGCTCGCGTCCATCCCGCCCCCGGGATGGACGGTGGACTACATCGCCAATGAGCGGTGGGTCATCTTCTACAATCAGGACTCCTGCAACGGCAGCGGCGACTACGGCCTGGGGCAGGACGAGTCGGCCCGGTTCGTTCTTCGCGTGGTTCCACCGACGTCGAACAACGACCAGAACAACGAACGCTTCATCGCGAGTCAGACGTTCGCGCGTGACACGTGCGCGGGGGGCGACTTCACCACGTCGGTGACGACCTCGGCCGCGAGCTGGATTCGCTCCGGCCTGTACACCCAGGTGGACGTGCGTCCTCGGGTGATGGGAGTTGGCGGCGACATCGACGCGCGGATGGTGGTGGAGAACCGGACAGGCACGAACCACAACAATACCACGGTTGAGGGACCCTCCACGGGCGCGGGCGCCGTCACCTTCCAGGTGGTGGACACCGAGCCGACGCCGTTCCGCATGAACATCGCCAGCCGGAACGCGGGCGTTTATTCCGCGAGAGTGCGGACGGGCTCGGCCGGAACGCTGGTGGCGCGGGTGCGGGGCGTCAGTGGGAACGGCAACACCGTGTCGCCCGCGATGGACGCGCGGATGGTCAACGTGGGGGCGCTCCCGGTGGCCATGGACGTGGACACCGACGACGCTTTCAACAATGAGCTCGTGCGGGTGCGGCTCACGGTGACCAACCCGACCTCGACGGACACGTTCCTGAACGTGACGCCGCGCGCGCCCGTGTTCCAGGGAACGGCAGCCGCGTCGCTCGTGTCGGGGCCTGGGCCCGCGAGCGTTCCCCGGCTGGACCCGGGCGCCTCCGCGCACTTCGTCTGGACGTACCAGCTCACGGGCTCCCCGTTCGCGAACTACCGGTTCCGGGGGCAGGTGGATGCCACACGCAACGGCGCCTCTGTGACATCGAACCTGGTGGACTCGAGCCAGGGGCGCATCGTGCAGCACCGCGTGCGGACGAACATCAGCGCGGCGGCCGCCAACTCCACGAACCGGTCCGTCATCTACACCATCCAGAACCGGGGCCCCATGCCGCTGCATGAGGTCCGGCTGCTGCGGCCCGCGCTCAACTACTTCACCGTCAGCGGCGTGCTGCAGACGCCCACCGGGTGGCGCATGGCGTCCAACAACGCCACCACGGGCATCACCTGGGAGTCGACGAACGCCACGGGCATCCCGGTCAACGGCGAGCGCTCCTTCACGGTGGTGTATTCCAACTTCGGGGCGGGCGCGTCGCTGTCCGGGCCCACCACGTTCCGTCATCGCTTCCACCTCATCGACGATTACGGCGGGCCGCAGATTCGCATCGACACCCCGATGACGCTGGTGCAGGGCACCGTGCCGGACGTCAACCGTCTCACGGGCGTGGCGCGCGATGGCAGCGTGACGCTCGCCTGGGACAACCCGGCGGTGCACGGGGGCGTGCTGATTCTTCGCGCGGAGGGCGCGCCGCCGAACCTCTCTCCGACGCAGGGGCTGACCTACGCGGTGGGGGCCTATCTGGGCAACGCCCAGGTGGTGTACGCGGACGACGTTGGCGCCACCACGACGTTCACCGATACGTCCGTCACCAACGGCACCACGTACTACTACCGCGTCTTCAACTCGGATGACCTGCGGTGGTACTCGCCGGGCAACCAGCCGACGTCGCAGGCCCTGGTAGCCACGCCTCGGGCTCGCGTGGGCGCGGCGCCGCTGTGGTGTTACTCGGTGGGCCTGAATGCCTCGCAGCAGCCCATCACCGAGCTGGGCACGGGCATCTTCAGCGCCTTCAACGACTCCGTCGTCGCCAACCTCACGCAGGTCACCAATCCGTCGGCGGATGGCGCGGAGCGGTGGCGGCCTCGCCCGCTGGCGGGCCTCATTGGCAGCCGCTTCCCGGTGGTGCCGCTGCATGGCCTGTCCGGGCAGTACATCCTCGTGGGTGACCAGGGTGGCGTGGCCAGCGCGCTCAATGCCGCCACCGGCCAGGTGCTTTGGCGCTGGGACAATGGTGGCCAGCCCATTGGCACCATCCAGTCGTTCCCCGTCACGCAGCTCTTCGACTACGCGAACGCCGCGTACCGGGCCGCGCACCCCAACCGCGACCTCGTCTTCTTCGCCACGCGGCTGGCGGACGCTTCGCGCAACCGGGTGGTGGCCCTGAATGCCGCCACCGGCGCGCCGGTTTGGAGCTACCAGCCCGGGAATCTGGGCATGGTGGCGGGCGGCATGGTGGTGGACTACACCACCAACCGGCTCTTCGTGGCGACCCGCGCGCACGCGGGATCGCCGAACACGCTTCGGGTGCTGAACACGCTGACGGGTCAGGTGCTGGCCCAGCTCCCGGTGGGCGACGTGGAGCTGAGCCTGGTTCGCAATGCGTACAGCAACCTGATTCTCGTGACGGACAGCGATGGCTTCGTGCACGGCGTGGACGCCGCCACGGCGCAGCTCGTGTGGAGCCTGCCAGTCACCACGCGCCCGGCGCCGAACACGCCGGCCTTCACCAGCTTCGTGCGGCCCCAGGGCTTGGGCTTCGTGGCCAGCCTCGCGGCTGGCCGGGTGGCGCTGTACGACGTGTCGGGGCCCGCTCAGTCGCCGCCGGTGCTCCGGTGGAGCACGCCGATTGCGTCTCCCTCTGGCGCCTTCTCCTTCAATCGGAATGGCGCCGTGCGCCTCTACGTTGGCAGCTCCGACGGACAGGTCCACCAGTTGGAACTGCTGGATGGCTCCGACTCTGGTCAGGTCTCGATTGGTGGTGCGCAGCGTATCGGGACTCCCACCATCGACCACACGGTGAGCCGCCTCCACGTGGGCTCCGAAGATGGTCGCATCTGCGCGTTCCCAGTCCCGTTCCCTTGA